The genomic window TTTGGGGCTGTATGTTGCATCCGAAATGTAAAAAATCCTATTTTGGTTGCGGAAAAAGTGATGACCGAGACCGACCACTTGATACTTGGGGGCGAGGGTGCGCAACTCTTTGCTCGGAGGATGGGTTTTGAGGAATATGACTGCGTTACCGAGAAAGCCCGGGCAAGGCTGGAAGAGGTAAAAAGGGAGGGTTCGCCATTTTTCCCGAAACTAAATCGTGCTCTCGGAATGATAGAGGAAAAGATGGGAACGGTAGGGGCGGTGGCAATAGACCGTAATGGACACCTTGCTGCAGCAACATCAAGTGGTGGAATTGCAGGTAGAATGACAGGGAGAGTAGGGGACTCCTGTTTACCTGGGTGCGGGACATATGCCTCTGCATATGGCGCGGTTTCCTGTACCGGACACGGTGAGGGGATAATCAAACTGTTTTTAGCAAAAGATATTGTTGAGCGGATGAAGACATTGCCCGCACCAACCGCATTGACCTTGGCCCTCTCCGAGGCGAAAAGGAAAAAGGTCTTATGCGGAGCTGTGGGCTTTGATGCCCGTGGTGGCATCTGTTACGGTCATACAACACCAGATATGGCTTGGGGTTATAAAGTGGCGGACCGGCTGTTTTTATTTACCGATAACAAAAGGAAGTAGAAGAAGCTGGGTGAGGAGATCGTAAGGATTTGCAGCTCTAAAGATATATGATAATCTTTAAACTCGTCATCCACCTTCCATCTTCCTTCCTCCGTGGGTTTTTATTTATTTTTATAGTTTTGGCCGATATTTCCTTAGGACAGTTTTCTTATTTTGGCAAAAACAAAGTCCAAACCAGGGACTATCAGTTTTTTTCTTACGATACAGAACATTTTAAGGTGCTTTACTATCCTGGGGGGGAAGCGGTAGCCGAATTTGCCGCAGATGCTCTTGAGCGGTTTTATGAGAAGAACAAAGAGGACCTTAATATGGAACTGGAAGGGAAGACCCCCGTAATAATCTATCTTTCGCCAAGTCAATTCCAGGAGACCAATGTCATCACCGACCTGATTGAAGAGGGGGTTGGCGGCTTTGCTGAGTTGATTAAGAATCGGATTGTTGTTCCGTTCAATGGTTCATATAATGACCTCTACCATATTATCGGTCACGAACTTACCCATATTTTTGAGTTTCAGATGTTTTACCGGTCAAGGTTGTCTGCGCTCTTGGGCGCGATCGGTGAGTTTCAGGTTCCACTCTGGGTCATTGAAGGCTTTGCCGAGTTCCAGAGCGGTTGGGTAACGGTCCGTTCAGAAATTTTCATGCGCGATTTGGTGTTAAACAATCGTTTAGTTTCGCTCACCGACCTGAATGACAACTACGGTTATCTTGCCTATCGCGAGGGTGAATCCTTCTTTAATTATGTGGCAGAGCGTTATGGTCCCAAGAAGGTTTATGAGTTTATGAATACCCTGAGGGCAAAACGCAACCTTGAGGCAACATTTCAGGCGGTTTTCGGTATGAGTCAGAAGAGAATTGGTGAAGAATGGGAAAAATGGTTAAGGCTAAAATACCTCCCTCAAATTACCAAGATGCCAAACTTTGAAACGGTAGCGCAAAAACTCACTGACCACACTCAGGACGGCTCAATATACAACACCGCGCCCGCCATCTCGCCATCGGGAACAAAGATTGCTATGATTTCCGACCGGAGCGAATATGTTGACTGCTACCTGATATCGGCACTATCCGGAAATCTCCTGAAAAGGGTGGTACGTGGAGCCAGATCAGGTGGATTTGAAGGTTTACATCTTCTGCGACCGGGAATAACCTGGTCACCAGATGAAAGGTCTATTGCGCTCGTTACCACCACTGCCGGGCGGGACAACATTGCTTTGATCGATATCAACACCGGCAGGGTTAGGCGCAGAATTTTTGCCAATCTTGATGCCATCTATAGCCCGAAGTTCTCTCCTGACGGTAATAAACTGGTATTCGTCGGCTTGAAAAACGGCTACAGTGATATCTACATTATTGGGCTTGATGAGAAAGAGCCAAGGCGGCTAACCTATGACATCTATGAGGAACGGGACCCTGACTTTTCTCCTACCGGCGAATCAATTGTTTTTGTCTCTGACCGACCCAACCCTGGCGAGGAATGGGTTCCTGGTAACTACGCCGTGTTTTTACGAGATGAGAAAGGGGAGATTCAACCTCTTTCTGAGCGGGGACAGTTCTTTGGCTATCCGGTATGGGCTCACTCAGGTTCGCATATTTTCTGGGTTTGCGCGGACTCCCATTCCCAGAACATTGCCGTATATTCTCTCGAGGAACAAAGAATAGTTCACCGTACCGATTTTCTTGGTGAGGTTTCCCATCTGAGCCTTTCAAAGGATGACAAAAAACTTGCCTTTGCCTATTTTAACAATGTTGGCTGGGATGTGGCGGTGGTTTTTAACCCTTTGGAAAAGATTCCTTTAGACACGATGGCGCGTCCGTTGGCGATGGATACCATTCCGTTCAACAGGGCAGGTCTGGACATTGAAAGGGTGAAACCGGTTGGTTTTGCCCTTTCCCTTGATTATGTTGCCGGTGCAGCATCGTATTCGCCTGGAGCCGCTGGTTTTGCCGGCACGGTTGATATTGCCTTTTCCGACATTATGGGCAACCACCGGTTTGAGGTTTATACCGACCTTTATGGCAACATCCTCAACTCCAATGCAATCTTTCTCTACTGGCTGCTCCCCTACCGGATTGACTACGGCTTTGCCCTTTTCCAACTTTACGGCATTCCGTTTTACCATCCTGGGGAGATTCTCGCCCAGAGTATTGACCGCGGGGGAGAGGCGATTGTCAGTTATCCCTTTGATAAGTTCACCAGGGTTGAGGCAGGTTTGAGCGCAATTTCCAGTGAAATTGGCATCTATCTCTATGAGGGCGGTTGGTATCTTGCCGACCGTTATTTTGAGCACCTTTTTTACTCAAGCGGTGCCTTTGTTTTTGACAACACCTTCTGGCCTGACCAACTGGCACCGGTGCGGGGAACAAGATTAAGGCTTGAGGCGGGAAGTTCCTTTCTCTCCAGCCGCCAGTTTGAGATTGTTTACGCGGATGTCAGAAACTACCAGCGTCTGGGCAGGCGATTCGTTTTTGCCAGCCGGCTCCTTAATGCGGTCAACTTTGGCAATGTCAGCGGTTATTACATCGGCGGTGAATATGTTCGCGGTTATAATTGGGGTGAGTTTTATGATGAACAAGGGCAGGGCATCACCCTTTTTAATTTTGAACTCCGCTATCCCTTTATTGACCAGTTAAAGATTGCCTTTCCTTTGCCATTAAATATTCAGGGTCTCAGGGGTGTTTTATTTCTTGACGGTGGTATGGTCTGGCGTGAGGGGATGAGCATCTGGAATGGTCAGCAGTTTGACGCCCTAAAACTTGGTGCGGGTGCAGGCTTAAGGATTCCCTTTACCTTCTTTACCATCAAACTTGACTTTGCCAAACCACTATCGGTAACCCAGGACCGGTCCTGGAAGGTCATATTTGAATTGGGCTATGACTTCTGACGCAGTGCAAAATGCAAAGTGCAAAATGTAAAAATCAAAATTTTGCATTGTTAGTTTTCCATTTTGCCTTTTGCGTCGCATTCTGCATAATAGCCCCCTCTTGTGCGCTTCCAGCGCGGCTTTCACATAAGCCAATAGAGCAAAACCTTGAGCCGCAGGAGGTTCTGAGAAGGCTATCGGAGTTAAAGTCATTCAGGTTTTATCTGCAATACTTTACCGATGTGCCGGTGAGAATCAGGGCGCAGTTTTCCGGCATTTTCAATCAACCTGACATTGAATCCTGGGATGGTTTCTATGTTAAAAATGGTAAAAAGGTTAGGGCGGTTTTGCGGGCAAGGGCAGATGTTCAGATGCAACTCAGTGATGCCGGCTGGCAGACCCAGCCAAGGGGTCTGGAGACAATGATAGTGAAACAGATTGAGCAGGTTCTCACAGGAGCCAAGCTTGAGTTCTTGCAGGAGGAAAAGGGGCGGGTTCTTTATCAGTTTGAGCCGCAAATGAGTCTGATTGACCCATTAAGGGTGAAAAGGCTTAAGGGCGTCGTTGAACTGGACGGGGTTTCTGGTCTGCCGGTCAGGCTCTTTTGTTTTGATGAGAATGGCGCTGCTAAATGGGAGGTTCGGATTGACCGTTATAATCGCGCGGGCAGGGTGGAAATGCCCTTTGTGCCGGTGATGAGGCTGAGCCTTGTGCCTCAGAGTCGTTCCTTGCTAAAGGGGCAAAGGCAAGAGGTGATGAGGATTCTTAAGGAGCGGTTTAAAGATTTTGGTCTTGAGCATCGGCTGAAATGGATGGGTTCAGCGCTTAGCCTTGAGATTGACCGGGCAATGACCATTCAGGCATTAAGGCTCTTGACATCGAAGGGCAGGATTGAAATCTATCAAGGGTCCTGGGTAAGGCAAGGTCAAGATTCCTCAATCTATCCTGTGGTGCCGGTTGCCGGTGATGCCGCAAGGATGATTCACCTTGATACCCTTCTTGCCGATAACAGTTTGATAGATGCCGAGGTTGATTGCACCCTGCCGGTCCAGCCAAAACTGATAATCAAACTACAAAACACGGACGAGGGAAGACGGGAGACGGAGGTCATCGGTCTTCGCTCCTCGCTCCTCGGTCAGTTTGCGCTTGTTGTTGATGGCGCGGTTGTGGATGTTACTGAAGAGATTACTGAGAATAGATTGGTTTTTGCTGATTTGGGGAACGAGGAGACTGTGCGTATCCTTGCTGCCCTTGCAAACAATCCGCCCTTGCCGGTTGATTTAGGGTTGGTTGTTAAAGAGAGATAATTACCAAAGAATGCGGGAAAGCATTTCGAGCGATTGTTCCGATGCATTTTTTCAAGTTATCTGCCGATGTTGACCTATAATAGATTGTTGGTAAAATTTTTTCTTCATGCCCAGCGACATTAAAGTGAATAATCCGGTTGAAAAAAGGGCGCTTAAGCGCTGGTTTAATGCGGATGGGTTTTTGTCCAGTCTGCGCCGGGTGAACATCTTTTGTGGCGGCTACGGCTCGGGCAAAAGCGAGATAGCGGTCAATTTTGCCATCAGCCTCAGGGAAGAGGGGAAAGGGGTAAGTATCGCTGACCTTGATGTTGTTAACCCCTATTTCCGCTCCCGGGAGGCGCGCAAACTCCTGGAGGGTTTGGGCATCAATGTTTTGGTCCCGCCTGAGGAGGTGATGGCGAGCGATTTGCCGATGTTGCAGCCAGAGATAAAAGGTGCGCTTTTTGCCGGTGAAGGTTTTGTTGTGCTTGACCTTGGTGGTGACCCGGTGGGCGCGCGGGTGATGGCAACCATTGCCTCTGGCATAGAGCCCTTTGATTTTAACTGCTTTTTTGTCCTAAACTCAAGGCGACCCTTTACCCGCACGGTGAAAGAGGTTGTTGAGTTGATAAAGGAGATTGAGAACTCTTCGGGTCTGCAGATTACCCATATTGTTGTCAATTCCCATCTGATTGAGGAAACAACTTCCCTTGTGATTGAAGAGGGAATTGAACTTGCCGAGATGGTCGGTGTCAAGACCGCCAAACCGATTGGGTTTGTTGCGCTGGAACAAAGGGTGCTTGAAGATTTTGCCTTTGAAATGTGCCCTTACCCGGTTTTGGTGATTGAGCGGCTGCTCTTGAAGCCCTGGGAAAAGGGTGAGGGATTGGGACCGCAGCGGTTCAGGATTTAAGGAGCGCAAGTGGCAAAAAAGGCAAAGGTAACGATTGACAGAAACCGGTGCAAGGGGTGTGAGTTGTGTGTCAACTACTGCCCGAAACAGGTCCTGGCGATGTCAAAGGAGATTAATGACAAGGGCTACTTCTTTGCCCAGGTGGTTAATCAGGATGCCTGTATCGCCTGCAGGTTCTGCGGGATGATGTGTCCCGACTGTGCGATTGAGATTGCGGTTGATGAGCCTGAGGCGCAGGAGGTTAAGGGGTAATGGCTAAGATTCTGATGAAGGGTAATGAGGCGATTGCCGAGTCGGCAATAAGGGCGGGTGGTCTTTGCTATTTTGGCTATCCCATCACCCCGCAGTCCGAAATTGCCGAGTATCTGGCGCACCGGATGCCTGAGGTTGGGGGTGTTTTTCTCCAGATTGAGAGTGAGGTGGCGGTTGCCAATTGCCTTTATGGTGCTGCTGGCGCTGGTGCCCGTGCCTGGACATCATCATCAAGCCCGGGAATAAGTCTGATGATGGAGGGCGTTTCCTATATTGCCGCATCAGAACTGCCCTGTGTGATTGTCAATATTGTCCGTTGCGGTCCTGGTCTTGGTGGGATTCTGCCATCACAGGGTGACTATTTCCAGGCGGTTAAGGGTGGTGGTCATGGCGATTACCGCTGCCTGGTGTTGGCACCATCATCGGTCCAGGAGGCGGTTGATTTGATGCCACTTGCCTTTGACCGGGCAGACAGGTATCGGAACCCGGTTATCGTTATCGGCGATGGGATGATTGGTCAGATGATGGAGCCGGTTGAGTTCAAGGAGCAAAATTTTCCACCGCTGCCGCCAAAGGACTGGGCAACAACCGGCTGCAAGGGGAGAAGGCCGAATGTTATCAACTCACTCTACCTTGACCCGGTGATTGAGGAGAAACTCAACTTCAAACTGGCGGCAAAGTATGAGGAGATGAAGAAAAAGGAAATCAGGTTTGAGGAGTATCGGACCGACCGTGATATGGACTGCCTTCTTGTTGCTTACGGCACCACCGCTCGGGTGTGCAAGACCGCTATTCAGCGCCTTGATGAGGAGAAAATCAGGGTTGGGCTTTTGCGTCCGATTACCCTTTTCCCGTTTCCTGAGGATAAGGTTTTTGAACTCTCCGAGAGGGCAGGGTTTGTGATGAGTATCGAGATGAGCACCGGTCAGATGGTTGAGGATGTGAGGCTTGCGGTTGGCAGGACAAAGCCGGTCTATTTCTTTGGCAGGGCAGGTGGAATGGTCCCAAGTCCAGAGGAGGTTATGGAGGCGGTAAAAAGCCATCTTGGAGGCAAGAGATGAGGGTGATATTTAAACGCCCGGA from candidate division WOR-3 bacterium includes these protein-coding regions:
- a CDS encoding isoaspartyl peptidase/L-asparaginase, which encodes FGAVCCIRNVKNPILVAEKVMTETDHLILGGEGAQLFARRMGFEEYDCVTEKARARLEEVKREGSPFFPKLNRALGMIEEKMGTVGAVAIDRNGHLAAATSSGGIAGRMTGRVGDSCLPGCGTYASAYGAVSCTGHGEGIIKLFLAKDIVERMKTLPAPTALTLALSEAKRKKVLCGAVGFDARGGICYGHTTPDMAWGYKVADRLFLFTDNKRK
- a CDS encoding BamA/TamA family outer membrane protein, whose protein sequence is MLYYPGGEAVAEFAADALERFYEKNKEDLNMELEGKTPVIIYLSPSQFQETNVITDLIEEGVGGFAELIKNRIVVPFNGSYNDLYHIIGHELTHIFEFQMFYRSRLSALLGAIGEFQVPLWVIEGFAEFQSGWVTVRSEIFMRDLVLNNRLVSLTDLNDNYGYLAYREGESFFNYVAERYGPKKVYEFMNTLRAKRNLEATFQAVFGMSQKRIGEEWEKWLRLKYLPQITKMPNFETVAQKLTDHTQDGSIYNTAPAISPSGTKIAMISDRSEYVDCYLISALSGNLLKRVVRGARSGGFEGLHLLRPGITWSPDERSIALVTTTAGRDNIALIDINTGRVRRRIFANLDAIYSPKFSPDGNKLVFVGLKNGYSDIYIIGLDEKEPRRLTYDIYEERDPDFSPTGESIVFVSDRPNPGEEWVPGNYAVFLRDEKGEIQPLSERGQFFGYPVWAHSGSHIFWVCADSHSQNIAVYSLEEQRIVHRTDFLGEVSHLSLSKDDKKLAFAYFNNVGWDVAVVFNPLEKIPLDTMARPLAMDTIPFNRAGLDIERVKPVGFALSLDYVAGAASYSPGAAGFAGTVDIAFSDIMGNHRFEVYTDLYGNILNSNAIFLYWLLPYRIDYGFALFQLYGIPFYHPGEILAQSIDRGGEAIVSYPFDKFTRVEAGLSAISSEIGIYLYEGGWYLADRYFEHLFYSSGAFVFDNTFWPDQLAPVRGTRLRLEAGSSFLSSRQFEIVYADVRNYQRLGRRFVFASRLLNAVNFGNVSGYYIGGEYVRGYNWGEFYDEQGQGITLFNFELRYPFIDQLKIAFPLPLNIQGLRGVLFLDGGMVWREGMSIWNGQQFDALKLGAGAGLRIPFTFFTIKLDFAKPLSVTQDRSWKVIFELGYDF
- a CDS encoding cobalamin biosynthesis protein CbiA, whose translation is MPSDIKVNNPVEKRALKRWFNADGFLSSLRRVNIFCGGYGSGKSEIAVNFAISLREEGKGVSIADLDVVNPYFRSREARKLLEGLGINVLVPPEEVMASDLPMLQPEIKGALFAGEGFVVLDLGGDPVGARVMATIASGIEPFDFNCFFVLNSRRPFTRTVKEVVELIKEIENSSGLQITHIVVNSHLIEETTSLVIEEGIELAEMVGVKTAKPIGFVALEQRVLEDFAFEMCPYPVLVIERLLLKPWEKGEGLGPQRFRI
- a CDS encoding 4Fe-4S binding protein — its product is MAKKAKVTIDRNRCKGCELCVNYCPKQVLAMSKEINDKGYFFAQVVNQDACIACRFCGMMCPDCAIEIAVDEPEAQEVKG
- a CDS encoding 3-methyl-2-oxobutanoate dehydrogenase subunit VorB: MAKILMKGNEAIAESAIRAGGLCYFGYPITPQSEIAEYLAHRMPEVGGVFLQIESEVAVANCLYGAAGAGARAWTSSSSPGISLMMEGVSYIAASELPCVIVNIVRCGPGLGGILPSQGDYFQAVKGGGHGDYRCLVLAPSSVQEAVDLMPLAFDRADRYRNPVIVIGDGMIGQMMEPVEFKEQNFPPLPPKDWATTGCKGRRPNVINSLYLDPVIEEKLNFKLAAKYEEMKKKEIRFEEYRTDRDMDCLLVAYGTTARVCKTAIQRLDEEKIRVGLLRPITLFPFPEDKVFELSERAGFVMSIEMSTGQMVEDVRLAVGRTKPVYFFGRAGGMVPSPEEVMEAVKSHLGGKR